One segment of Panicum virgatum strain AP13 chromosome 3K, P.virgatum_v5, whole genome shotgun sequence DNA contains the following:
- the LOC120699295 gene encoding guanine nucleotide-binding protein G(s) subunit alpha isoforms XLas-like, producing the protein MEHKARRRHVPAFGEWNYYSSSSSPEEPQLPHSGAAAAAGDSAWWYAAAAAEPEACSDAWFRYSPPPRRPPAPKKARRPAPGEHKLPARCDNYSDGAGNGNGGARSVPAAEARARASRAVAAPAKGAARRVVRPVDADLYRVPPPDDAVVSRRPRRKRAARSLWMGCLGGFNCVA; encoded by the exons ATGGAGCAcaaggcgaggcggcggcacgtGCCGGCGTTCGGGGAGTGGAACTACtactcgtcctcgtcctcgccggAGGAGCCGCAGCTGCCGCactccggcgccgcggcggcggcgggggactcCGCCTGGTggtacgcggcggcggcggcggagccggagGCCTGCAGCGACGCGTGGTTCCGGTACTCGCCGCCCCCGCGCAGGCCACCAGCGCCCAAGAAGgcgcggaggccggcgccgggggAGCACAAGCTGCCGGCGCGCTGCGACAACTACAGCGACGGCGCTGGGAACGGGAACGGGGGCGCGAGGAGCGTGCCAGCGGCGGAGGCCCGGGCGCGGGCGTCCCGCGCCGTTGCGGCGCCGGCCAAGGGCGCCGCCCGCAGGGTGGTCAGGCCCGTCGACGCCGACCTGTACCGGGTGCCGCCACCGGACGACGCCGTCGTCTCCCGCCGGCCGAGACGG AAGAGGGCGGCGAGGAGCCTCTGGATGGGTTGCCTAGGCGGCTTCAACTGCGTCGCCTGA
- the LOC120699296 gene encoding uncharacterized protein LOC120699296 isoform X2, translating to MEGRARRRRVPAFGEWNYNYHSGELATPPAVPAVEWCAEAELEASSDVWFKYSPPPRRPPPPSGRRKVRRPATEEMDGRSYGGGGGKRGLRHHRAPTTSASSDTVAPPSVAHRPAGKGTAGAGAARARVVRPVDADLYQMPPPEFLPGDDEPRRRVREEKRKKKASRRSLWTGCFGFNCVPAE from the exons ATGGAG ggcagggcgaggcggcggcgcgtgccggCGTTCGGGGAGTGGAACTACAACTACCACAGCGGCGAGctggccacgccgcccgccgtgccggCCGTCGAGTGgtgcgcggaggcggagctggaggcCAGCAGCGACGTCTGGTTCAAgtactcgccgccgccgcggaggccgccgccgcccagcggcAGGAGGAAGGTCCGGAGGCCGGCGACGGAGGAGATGGACGGCAGgtcctacggcggcggcggcggcaagcgggGGCTTCGGCATCATCGAGCGCCGACGACGTCCGCGTCGTCCGACACCGTGGCACCGCCGTCGGTGGCGCACAGGCCGGCCGGCAAGGGtacggccggcgccggcgctgccagGGCGCGGGTGGTGCGGCCCGTCGACGCGGACCTGTACCAGATGCCCCCGCCGGAGTTCCTCCccggcgacgacgagccaaGAAGAAGGGTG CgggaggagaagaggaagaagaaggcgtcGAGGAGGAGCCTGTGGACGGGTTGCTTCGGCTTCAATTGCGTGCCTGCTGAATAA
- the LOC120699296 gene encoding uncharacterized protein LOC120699296 isoform X1 has translation MASTRVRCVQGRARRRRVPAFGEWNYNYHSGELATPPAVPAVEWCAEAELEASSDVWFKYSPPPRRPPPPSGRRKVRRPATEEMDGRSYGGGGGKRGLRHHRAPTTSASSDTVAPPSVAHRPAGKGTAGAGAARARVVRPVDADLYQMPPPEFLPGDDEPRRRVREEKRKKKASRRSLWTGCFGFNCVPAE, from the exons ATGGCTTCGACGCGCGTGCGGTGCGTGCAGggcagggcgaggcggcggcgcgtgccggCGTTCGGGGAGTGGAACTACAACTACCACAGCGGCGAGctggccacgccgcccgccgtgccggCCGTCGAGTGgtgcgcggaggcggagctggaggcCAGCAGCGACGTCTGGTTCAAgtactcgccgccgccgcggaggccgccgccgcccagcggcAGGAGGAAGGTCCGGAGGCCGGCGACGGAGGAGATGGACGGCAGgtcctacggcggcggcggcggcaagcgggGGCTTCGGCATCATCGAGCGCCGACGACGTCCGCGTCGTCCGACACCGTGGCACCGCCGTCGGTGGCGCACAGGCCGGCCGGCAAGGGtacggccggcgccggcgctgccagGGCGCGGGTGGTGCGGCCCGTCGACGCGGACCTGTACCAGATGCCCCCGCCGGAGTTCCTCCccggcgacgacgagccaaGAAGAAGGGTG CgggaggagaagaggaagaagaaggcgtcGAGGAGGAGCCTGTGGACGGGTTGCTTCGGCTTCAATTGCGTGCCTGCTGAATAA